DNA sequence from the Saimiri boliviensis isolate mSaiBol1 chromosome 5, mSaiBol1.pri, whole genome shotgun sequence genome:
GTGTCGGCATATTGCTTTGGTAATAAGATTCCAGGAAGGTTGCAAAGGGAACACAGCTCGGGTCCACCTTCTTGAGCAGGCAGACATTAGGCAGGTTTCCTTTCAAGAACAGTTCATTTAGAGGACGAATGGCTTACACAAGCATGTAGGAATAGCAGGATCAAGAGATGCTACAAACTTCACATTTTTTATACTAGACCTCCATTCTGCTGTGGACCTTTGTCTGGACCCTTTCCAAGCAGAGCTTTGCTCTGAAAATCCTATGGCTCATCTGTGGGTCCTGTTCTCATTCCCAGAAGTCCCTATAGAATGTAAGTTGGAAGGAGTAGCTACAGAAAAGAAACTAACATCACTATGCATACCAGCCCCTGAATATGTAACACTTTCTTGCAAATTAAGGAGGTATTAGAAAACATATTTCCTTCTCCTGTGAACTTTGACTAAGaatggtgtgtgtgtctgcactGGACACTAGCTAGAGGAATCTGGCATGTCTGTTAGTCACAATGATGACCTCTAAAGAGCAGCTCCACTGGAGACCCAGGCCTTCCCTGGTTGGTGCTATGGAAGTCAAGGTGTTCTCAGGCATCACCTGAGTATCCAGGCAAAGGCAGACTTTTTCTTAGGGCTGCAGACAGAATGGCTCAGGCTTAGGACATATAACAGTGGGGTGAAAGAATTAGATCCTGGGATAAAACAAATCTCTGTGGGCAACAGCAGATTTCCCAAAAAGTAAATGGAGGACATCTGGCATTTTGAGTAGAGGAGAGACCCAAAGATGTGCATAAAGGTAATTTCATGTTGGAAATAGGAAGGTCTGGAAAGGTGCACCCTACGGAGAGGTTTGCTTCTTAGGCGCTCGCTTTCAGACCCTTGTACAATCTATGACTCACAAGTAACGGAGCCACGACCTACCTGCAGGATTTCAAAGGACCTGCAAAATGTTTGAGACTTGAAAAAAGGAATTTGCTGAAACTAGAATACTAAAATGGCAAAATCGAATTTATGAATGTTCTATGAAATGGCTATAGAAACATAACTACAGGTCAATGAATCCACCACAGTTTAGCTCACCAAGTTACATAGACAGTATATGTGACATGGGATGTGGGGGCAATTTCATCTATTTGACAGGCTGTGAGGTGGGGCTGTGGAAGTCAGAATGCTCTGGGCCCAGATCCTGGGGCAGGTACAAAATAGTGAGATGACACAGGAGCCCCTTTTAGGGGCTTGTGGGCTCCTCCAAgcatggaaatgaaggaaaatcttGAAGACTTCTGAAGCAAATTCCAGGCACCTACCTGGTCCTGAGAAGTAAATATGCCACTTGATAAGCAAGAAGGTAATAGTAGCCAATAACAATAGCCAAGGAAGTTAGAGTCCATCAATGTTTGGTTCCCTATAGAAACTAAAGGTAACATCTTAACATATGtccctgagttgtttttcagaaacctggACCCCCACCAAATGGATCCATTGGCAGGCAGACCTCAGATAAGGAGAACTGAGGACTGAACTCTGACAGCCATTCTTCGTTCCATATTTCTTTCCGAAGGGCCTGGAGGAAGTCACATTTATGAACCAgagctaacattcttttctgctaACCCCACATTTTAAACCAAACTTCTCTTCCTTAGCTAactgcaaatcagaaaatctctGAATTCATCCAGGACCTGTAAGCCCTCATTTCTCatgaccaaaccaatgtataacCTCTGTGCATTGATTTGCAATTTCTTCTTGTAACTTCTGTTTACCTGAAGTTTATCCTTGCCCTTAAAAACCCTTGCTTGCAAGCCATCAGAGAGGTTGGGTCTTAAGTATAGGCCTCCCAATACACCTTCCTTGATGCTCTGCACataaatttcttcctttctcccattGCAAGCCTCAGTGTGGATGTTTGACCTTACTGTGCCAGACGAGTGGACCCCAGTTTAGTTTAGTGTGATAACAACAGTCAAGTCTGAATCACCCACAGATGGGATAGGGAAGTGCAGGTAAGTATGGCTTGCCCAGTCAGACAGTTCCAGGGGCACCTGTCCTAATAGGAGGTAAGGTGTTTATAACTTCCTTTGCGGGCTTGTCACAATGTGAATTGTAGTTCCAGGAACAGTGGAAGGGGCACAGGCCACAAAGTAAGCCATGACAAAGGGATTATTCAGTAGAGATGTAAAGTAGGATTTCCACTTGCCCATGTTTATGAAGAGACCCTGGGACACAGGGATGAAGGAAAGAACATGCTGTCGTTCCAAACATTGGGCTTCATGCTGTACCTGCCATCTTCCCTGCTTGGCACACCATCCCCCCAACTTCTCCCAAGATTGCCACTCCTCACCCTGCAAGACCCCTGAAGATCAGCTTTCTTTGCaacctttacttttctttttcttttcaattttactttaggttctggggtgcatgtgcaggccATGCAGGGTTGTtccataggtgcatactatatccggcatttctcctcatgttatccctccccacccttcccaccccccactgtccctcccctagcccctcacaaCTGTCCCCAGTGAGTGATGCTCCTTTCTATGTTTCACAGTTTGTAACTGATCAATGCCTTCCTCTCCATTAGAATGGCAAAGCCATGTTCATTTGATTATGGTCACATCCCAGTAACACAAAGACTGTCCATagatatttgttcaatgaatgacCTTTaatattaagttttttaaaaaagagccagCTGCCTGTTATTCTGTAACACCAACAAAAACAAGACCAACTCATGTCTGCTGAAGGATTAGAGACCATGTGATGTAACTCAAACCCACTCTGAGCACATTTCACTCCATGTGACATTCCCAAAGCGCCGGAGATAGAACACTTCCCAAGAAGTTTCCTGTCAACACAGGGAAGCAGTCAGGTATAGAGGTAGGCACGTTGTCTCTAAAATCAGAACATCAGGGTTTATCATATACAGATGTTCACAGTAACATTATTTTTCACGGTTGAATAGGGGAAACAATCCAAATTTCCACcaactgatgaacagataaacaaaatgtggtaaatccatacaatggaatattcagtcataaaaaggaatgaaatatggATAAGCCACgaaattaagtgaaagaagccagtcataaagGGTTCCATTTCCATGAAAtgcccagaacaggcaaatccatacaGACAGGAAATAAATTAATGTTGAGGGCTagaagaaaggggagaaatgaggagtgactgctagtgggcatggggtttctttttggagtgaggAAAATGATCTGAAATTAGATACTGGTGATAGTTGATTACATCTGAGAGAACATGGAAAACCACTGAATTTTATGATACATgaattatgtatcaattttttaattttatttatttatttatttattgagacaaggtcgtagtctttcacccaggctggagtgcagtggaatgatcatggctcactgcagccttgatctcccaggcacaggtgatcctctcaactcagcctcctgagtagctgggacaccacagcatgtgccaccaggcccagctaatttttaaaaaattatttgtagagacaaagtctccctatgttgtctggtctcaaactcctgggcttaagtgatcttcctgccttggcctcctaaagtgctgagattacatgtgtgagccaccacacctttttttttttttttttttttttttttttttaatacaaagaatgcacaggtttgaatcctggctccccCACTTACTTGAGACAtaaccttgggaaagtcactcaACCCCTCTgcgcctcagtttcatcatctgcaaaataagTCTACCAATAATGCCAACCTGCATGTAAGTACTTAGGGGAGCACCTGGTACATGGTAAGCCTCCAATATATAttagcttttattatatttaatttgaaaattctcCCTAAGGGGACAATCCACTCATCTGAAAGTTAAATCATTCATGGGAAACTTGCATTAAGAAGACAATATTGATATCTCGCTGTGTTGTTTTAAAGAGAATCTGGATGCGTGGTTAAGATTATTAATCTTGTGGAGGTTGGAAATAATTGTACTGGGAAATGCATATCACCACCCGTTTGCATTAATTATCATATTTACTCTAGATAACACTGAGTTTTTACCCAAGTTTATGCAAGCGTCACAGCTGAAGTACTTATGAAATCAGGCTTGGATGTCTTCAGGGTTCATGTGCTCAAATACTACATAGAATCACCTCCTAAAGTCCTCTAGTGTTGAAACCAAAACTTGGGTACAACTTCCTTCCCTTGCTAATTAATTACTGACAGCTTCCCTGCATTAGTCAGCCAGTGGGATGCCCTCTCTTGTTGACCCCTCTGGGGCAGGAATCATACAGAAAAAGTGACAGAAAGGAAAGACATAGGTGGGGAAGGagatagaaagaagaaataaagtaggGAGGGAAAAGTAACAGAGGAGGTGGAAAGAGGAGAGTTGGCGTGTTGCACAAAATAAAGCCAGTGAGGCTAGGGAAGGCGAGATTATGGGTGACCTTCACAGCTGGTGGGAGGGTGCAGGCCAGAGGGCACCACAAGAATATCCTGAGTGGGCCAAAGAGGTGGTGTATCATGTTTGATATCACATTATCAAGATAGATTGAAGGAGTGACAGTCAAGGAAAGCAGCAGTAATTCACACTTGACCTCTGACACCAGGGATTTCAGAAAGCCACAGAAAGGTTAGGCCCTAACGCAGGTGGAGGCTCCACCTGGGCTCCCCTGTTCAGAAAGTTtcataggaaaggaaaaaaaggatgtTTCATGGGAGAGCCTCCATCTCAAGCATGTGCGTGTTTATCTGCACACCTTAATAAGGGCGCCCATATGggttgtcttctcattctcttgatagtgtcctttaaTATACAAAAGCTTTTCTGtaaaaacattttgataaagtcaaatttatctcttttttttttcttgttttagattCTTGTACTTTTggtacaaggaaaaaaacatctCAGAAACCATTTccaaatccaaggtcacaaatattttccccattgtttttttCATAAGAGTTTCACagttttagattttctatttaggtctttgatccatttcaagtaaatttttgtatatgatacaAGGTAAGGGTGCAACTTCATTCTCTTGCACTTGTATATGCACCAGCACCCTCTGTTGAAGACACTACTCTTTGCCATTGCAATGGTCTTGGCACCACGGTAAAAATCAAGGCAAAGGATGTAGGGGATTATTTCTGGATTctaattctattccattgatctacatgTAAAAGACTTTTTTGGAGACAATCAGGAGAAATTTAATTATGGAttgaaaatgagataatattaaagaattattGATTGTCTTAGCTACTGTGGCtatgaaacacatttttcttattttttatatttagtgaaGTATTTCATCATAAGATCCCaagactttctttaaaaaaaactggtcaaaatttttctttaaaatgaaagaaaaaaacagagaaagatgaAGAAGTGCAGCAAgatattgaaaattatttaacctgAGAATGGCCATATGGGTACACATTATGCTACAGTCTCTCCTGGGTATATGTTTAAAAACTttgataataaaatgttgaaataatctTGGAGGGAGGCCTTGGGCTTGCCCACTAACAGTCAAATTTGAATTTGGATCAGAAACAGAATGTGAGAGCAATGAGGAAAGCACAGGTCTTTTCTTGCTGTagccacacccagccccagttcTCCAGAGCTGCTCTGGCCCTAGATAGTATAGACTGAACCTGAATTCTTCACAGCTGGGCTCAATCATCAATTCTGCTGGAATTCaccaaaaaatcaagaaaagtgggtgtgattttctttttttctcactaaaaccattttaaggccaggcatggtgactcatgcctgtaatctcaacactttgaaaggctgaggtggggcagatcccttgaggtcaggagtcgggGAACagcttggcaacatggtgaagaaCTGTTTTAATATTCTCCTGAGTGATGATCTACCATCCTTGTTAAAGTATTTAATTACATAACTCGATAAGATTTTGTCATAAGAAAACGTCCAGAAAAAAATCTCCTATGTAGGGCCCAagacactgcacacaaacacacctgcacatacagacatacacatgcacaaccaccacacacatacattctaTCATCAAGCAATGGTTTTCTTCATCAGACAGATGAAATGCAGACTATGAATCCTGTTGTCCAGCAAGGTACAAAAAAATTGCATGCTTTTTCAAGACACACCCTGCCCATATGAAACGAGGAAGGAACACTATGCGGTGTCCATAGGTCTTTCGATGACAATTCACTTTTGTGGTTGAGCCATATCCAAGGTTCTTTGCCAAAGGGCCCTCTTATCTGAATTCTTCTTTGATAattatgtttgctttatatttataaatatatacattaatacATAACCTTCCACATCTATAAATCCTATCTCATATATATTCCTTAAAGGTATGTAAATGTACATACTTTATACACCACTGAAGATATACACATAATCAAAATACATAAGACTATATACATAGTTCAATGTTTCCTATTTTATAGCTCTCTCTATCATATACCATTAAAAGtggtataaaatcatatatagATTTCTCTATCTCTAAAGCCCTTTGGGTGACCCTTTGAGCCACAACGAACTCAGTGTGGGTTCAGAAATTGGCTGGCCACACCCTTGGCTAGAGGGCGAGGCTGCAGGCAATACCTGAGTGGTGGCTGGTGCTGTAATTGATGGAGGGTAAGAAGGGGAGAGACACTTTGACAAGTCTATCCTCTTAGCGTCCTACAACTTGCATCTCCTTGCCTGGTCTTGCCAAGAGCTTAAAGTCATGTTTCATTTGAAAGGCCTACAACGGTAGTCTTCCTGCTTTTTGGAAAAAGCATTATTGCCTTTCCCATGAGTTGGCCAGTCTCTCTTTCACCAAACATCTGCCAATATGTGAGAGAATATGACTGTGTTACAAAGTCTACTGAACCTTATATGAAGCCAGAACAATAGATAAAAATGTTTACTCcatccttaataaaataatatacggAGATTAGACAAAAGGTGTTTCACCTGGATTTAGCAACTATGCATTTGCCAAGAATCTTACTCTTGTATTTGTCAAGACTTTTTCAATTGCCAGTGACCAAATCCTACTTAAAACTGACTAGACCAAAAATATTACCCAATAATGTTTTGGAACTATATGCTCCACCAAAATAAGTGGTATAAATAGCAGGAGAGGGAATAATTTGCAGATGATATTGCATACTTAATATATCTTACATACTAATACGAGAGGTTAGTAATATGGCTACATACAAGATTAATGTGTAAAACTGAAAGCAGTACATTAATTACGCATAGTCAAttcaaaagagaaatagaaaaattgccCTGCGCATAATggtttcaaaaataatacaatgcaGAAGAATAttagtaagaaaaatataatactttAATAATGTGCAACTTTTTATTTATGGACATAAAACAAAACGTGAATAAATAATGAGGGATGCATATTTTTGAGTAGGAAGATGTAATAGCAAAAGGATGCCAATCTCACTCATTTAATGAAAACCAAGCAACCATACTCATAGGACAATACCCTATtgagataaaagcaaaaatatggaaacatATGAATGTAAAGAAAGTATACAAGAATGTTTATTATTGTTCATAaacccaaaaagtaaaaaacacatAAATCTCTATCAATATTAATTGGTTGGAAAACTGCATTGCATCCAAAGTAAAGatattatgtaattattaaaaGAACATGTCAAATCTGTATGCACTGAACTATAAAGATATCTTTAATTTACTGACAAGTGAAAAATCTGATATAAAAAAACATAGCCAGCATATtagattttatattaataaaatagaagtgAGAATTTACTctaaatatatgcacatacatattataatttcaaaaaagttgaaaagaatgCACACAAAACTGCTAAGAATATTTTCCTCTGGGGTAGTATAGAATTGGCAAAGAAGGAAAGTTTCATTTCTTACTGTGGTTTTTGATGTTTTTCCAAAAAGCATTTAAATTGCAGCCTAAATATGATCTACAATTATATCAATTGTATACCCTTACATATCAACCAGAGCTGCTTTATACAATTTGCTACCCAATAATTAAGTGAATGGTGTACGAAATAATTccttaaaccagaaagaaattccAAATGGGACAAATGTAAATGACAACTTATAGTTCAGTAAGAAATCTCCCTTTAATGTCCAAAGCAAGATTATTCTTAATGTGCTAAAGGAGAGATGACTTACCATAGGCAATGGCTTTCCCTGTTTGCAGTTGATACCACCAATGAAGACCATGTTGGGCATCACAGGTTTGGGATAGTCCAAAACAAAGTCAGTGCGCAACAGCCAAATTGATGTGTGGCTGTAGAGATCATATGCCGTGACAGGTGTTTGGAGAATTTCAGAGGCCATTTCtaagacatttttgaaaacataGGGGCAAAATAAATGTTCCTCTAAGTGCGCGATGTGGTTCCATACTCTCTCCTTCAAAGTCATGGCATCTGAGAACCCTAAGAGACCTCTGGGGACATAGGAAAGAGGAGCAGGGCACTGTGCACCTTCTTCAAGATAATGGCAAAATACTCCCCTGGTAAAGACcacagagggaagggagaagtATTTGGCAATAATTAAACCACAGGCATCAAAAGGATCCAGAAACACCGCATCAAAAGAAGTCTCCTTTAAGTATTCTACTAATTTTTTGTCCTTAAACAAACTCttacaatgtgaaaaaaataagtcaaaaataCTACTGGATGAACTTGTTAATAGAGAAAGTGGACTTCGTAGCGGTGCTTTCCATTGAGCATTGGCAAAAGCCATGAACTCCCGGTCCAGATCCTCCAGAGTGTATGAGGTTGAGTAAGTCTTCACTGTGCAATTCAGTGAGCTTCCCAGTTGCCAACTCACCTCTGGCATAAGTACGACCACCTCATGCCCCCTGAGGATGAGTTTCTCCACCACCGACCTCATGGTGAACCAGTGGCTCCCGTCCATGGGCACTACCAGCAGCTTCCCTGCCTGGGTAAAGCCACAGGTCAGCAGCAGACACACATATAGGGGAAGGAAACCAGTCCACTCTGCAGGAGCCATCAGAGAACTGCAGCCTAGAGCAAGTCAGCAGCTGGGATTCTAAGCTCCTGTAATACAGTAAGCGGAAGAAGTACAGATAGAACCTGCCCCCACAAGAAGGCGTGTACTCacccattcattaaaaaaaaaaaaaaatcatactcaCTGCCAATGATTTACTCATAATAACACGT
Encoded proteins:
- the LOC104652745 gene encoding LOW QUALITY PROTEIN: UDP-glucuronosyltransferase 1A7-like (The sequence of the model RefSeq protein was modified relative to this genomic sequence to represent the inferred CDS: inserted 1 base in 1 codon), translated to MAPAEWTGFLPLYVCLLLTCGFTQAGKLLVVPMDGSHWFTMRSVVEKLILRGHEVVVLMPEVSWQLGSSLNCTVKTYSTSYTLEDLDREFMAFANAQWKAPLRSPLSLLTSSSSSIFDLFFSHCKSLFKDKKLVEYLKETSFDAVFLDPFDACGLIIAKYFSLPSVVFTRGVFCHYLEEGAQCPAPLSYVPRGLLGFSDAMTLKERVWNHIAHLEEHLFCPYVFKNVLEMASEILQTPVTAYDLYSHTSIWLLRTDFVLDYPKPVMPNMVFIGGINCKQGKPLPMVSHLSFSTLRIXLALDIKGRFLTEL